A region from the Hydra vulgaris chromosome 08, alternate assembly HydraT2T_AEP genome encodes:
- the LOC136083340 gene encoding uncharacterized protein LOC136083340, with protein sequence MKSCGVKKLGKLQQHFSCFSHKAALHDYYQFMTTENHIDIILNISNRKEAIKLEQEKDFNKQIVVILFDIARTLSQQGFAFRVSADTTPDISHQDRLSVCVRYVNSQGKSVERLLEIEKGNDKTGLGLASQIVNILESNLLNPELIPFQSYDFASNMSGKFNGTHVKLSELVGYKIIFIPCQAHRLNTFLEHSCDANSIIESTIDILENLYVFFSSKTCHSWWTARAESVKAVWNSLEAVNIMYKLKYLTEFLEAKNLSIIDAITLIDSTMKILASIDSDDYAMNNFINKKSLVVLDTILKLTNKNLKTCISSIEPLYLLFSQPFNKLNISLGNVQKSISILPPASQGANLQDYDLVQTELEILFNTLKEDETSFNSLMEKSEEVKHILRCADQICRLALTSPVTVATNERTFSKLKLIKTHLRSTIADERLNSLMLLGVEKDIVDQLNINKIAHQWSILKNRRIKI encoded by the exons ATGAAAAGCTGTGGAGTTAAAAAATTAGGTAAATTACAGCaacatttttcttgtttttctcaTAAAGCAGCGTTACATGATTATTATCAATTTATGACAACTGAAAATCatattgatataattttaaacatatcaAATAGAAAAGAAGCAATTAAGTTAGAACAAGAAAAAGATTTCAATAAACAAATTGtagttatattatttgatattgcTAGAACATTATCACAACAAGGATTTGCATTTCGAG TATCTGCTGATACTACACCAGATATATCACATCAGGATCGTTTATCAGTATGTGTCCGATATGTTAATAGTCAAGGCAAATCTGTTGAGCGACTTTTGGAAATTGAAAAAGGAAACGATAAAACTGGTTTGGGTTTGGCATCACAAATAGTCAACATTTtagaaagtaatttattaaatcCGGAGTTAATACCCTTTCAATCCTATGATTTTGCAAGTAATATGTCAGGGAAATTCAATGGAACCCATGTTAAACTTTCTGAACTTGTTggttacaaaattatatttataccaTGCCAAGCCCATCGGTTGAACACGTTTTTAGAACATAGTTGTGATGCTAATAGTATAATTGAAAGTACTATTGATATATTAGAAAATCTCTATGTCTTTTTTTCCTCAA AAACTTGTCATAGCTGGTGGACAGCTCGTGCTGAAAGTGTTAAAGCTGTATGGAATTCATTAGAAGCTGTG AACATTATGTACAAACTAAAGTATCTTACTGAATTTCTTGAGgcaaaaaatttatctataattGATGCAATAACTTTAATTGACAGCACAATGAAAATTTTAGCATCAATCGACTCTGATGATTATGCAATGAACAATTTTATCAATA aaaagAGTTTAGTAGTTCTTGATaccattttaaaactaacaaataaaaatttaaaaacatgtatttCTTCTATTGAACCATTATATCTGTTGTTTTCTCAaccatttaataaacttaatatttcaTTGGGTAATGTACAAAAATCTATTTCAATACTTCCACCAGCCAGTCAAGGTGCAAATCTTCAAGATTATGACTTAGTTCAAACAGAactagaaatattatttaatacgTTAAAAGAAGACGAAACATCATTTAATTCCTTAATGGAAAAATCAGAAGAAGTAAAGCATATTTTGCGATGTGCTGATCAAATTTGTCGTTTAGCCTTGACTTCTCCAGTTACTGTTGCAACAAATGAAAGAACATTCagtaaactaaaattgataaaaacacaTCTTAGATCAACAATAGCTGACGAGAGATTGAATTCTTTAATGTTATTGGGTGTAGAAAAAGATATTGTTGACCagttgaatataaataaaatagcacATCAAtggtcaattttaaaaaaccggcgtataaaaatttaa
- the LOC136083341 gene encoding uncharacterized protein LOC136083341, which produces MGLLKKVTTFDFIITLFFMKNIIEKIKILTEILESPNFNVIDSINVIESTAKNIQNISNDTDAMNNLIESAVIFPWKLHIDAENDYERHHKLVAMEMKAFYRKEFKEVIDSLPIGLTENSATLKEIFAPITKTFSFPLNKDNLSIENLTKASKLFSPGYKDHIPDVHVLKGQMEILIDICLEEGDGDFNSSRTPAKTLQDILYRVVKLKDILKQAHKLCIFVITAAYGVASNERSFSQLKIVKSHLRTTKSDERLDSLMLRKCEKELCKGVNPEHLVKRWVQSKKRHIKFKQ; this is translated from the coding sequence ATGggacttttgaaaaaagtaacaacttttgattttattataactCTTTTCTTCATGAAGAATATCATTgagaagataaaaatattaactgaaATCTTAGAAAGTCCAAACTTCAATGTCATTGACAGTATTAATGTAATTGAAAGTACTGCCAAGAACATACAAAATATCAGTAACGATACAGATGCTATGAACAATTTGATTGAAAGTGCAGTAATATTTCCTTGGAAATTACACATTGATGCAGAAAACGATTACGAACGACACCATAAATTAGTAGCAATGGAGATGAAAGCTTTTTACCGGAAAGAATTCAAAGAGGTCATTGACTCTCTACCCATAGGTTTAACCGAAAACTCGGCAAcattaaaggaaatatttgCCCCTATCACCAAAACTTTCAGTTTTCCGTTAAATAAGGATAATTTGAGTATTGAAAACTTAACAAAAGCAAGCAAACTTTTTTCTCCTGGATACAAGGATCATATTCCAGACGTTCATGTGCTGAAAGGCCAGATGGAAATTTTGATAGATATCTGTTTAGAAGAAGGTGATGGAGATTTTAACTCATCAAGAACACCAGCCAAGACGCTGCAAGACATTTTGTACCGTGTTGTGAAGTTAAAGGATATACTGAAACAAGCCCATAAACTATGCATTTTTGTAATCACAGCTGCTTATGGTGTAGCATCAAATGAGCGTTCTTTCAGTCAACTCAAGATTGTAAAATCACATCTGAGAACAACAAAGAGTGATGAGAGATTGGATAGTCTCATGCTACGGAAGTGCGAAAAAGAACTTTGTAAAGGAGTTAACCCCGAACATCTTGTTAAACGATGGGTTCAGTCGAAGAAACGTCATATTAAATTCAAACAGTAG